The Megalops cyprinoides isolate fMegCyp1 chromosome 19, fMegCyp1.pri, whole genome shotgun sequence genome has a window encoding:
- the mrtfbb gene encoding myocardin-related transcription factor B isoform X4: MACLEVEAPAACRGKFKSALQLRLQQRRTREQLVDQGIMPPLKTPAAFHEQIRSLERARTENFLKHKISSRPERSELVRMHILQETHAEASLQATQLKLKRARLADDLNEKLALRPGPMELVEKNILPVDSSLKEAIIVGEVNYPKTQDVYAFEEDSSDALSPERPASRDSQGSTASPRDPRAADTPGSVLQFCPPTPQPPADSLRPASANENLVQSRAAASQPITATTAPLKAGPTLVKQSQPKPAAEKSRGKKGKEARPRVKKLKYHQYVPPDQKQEPSEPPMDSAYARLLQQQQLFLQLQILGHQQQQQSYSYQAILPASLKPMAEVQNGSTSLTLSNSGSLSAPIVVSLPTASPTGASNALTNHKPGALPANLDEMKVAKLKQELKLRGLPVSGTKTDLIERLKPFVESAATDSQQGAAESMRSTSPVSPVTSELSNLSAEEAGSGDPQGEVLPSQPTLRASPGQPLLKDPAPGPRVSERDQRLHEKERQIEALRRQLEQEQRLVEELKMQLKVVEKRGQQNSPLKEENGVPLSCSTPLGLPTQPVVVKQEELLSNPLPAQPQMAGLPQFCNSPQQDPRAPPVVRHQPLTLLTSQPGTQILLPISTATIQLPSNSINLQTQPVLQAAISTPAPGFTQACASQLQPQKGESSPAQQLPNQSQQQLPSQGHHMTNAFPVCSSPSSGGGPELSQAQTEASQCFLNSTSDSRPHPRPALSPALHNGPTSKPPSPSQPTFILQRSTFTGHAPKCKDPPRYEEAVKQTRSIQAQVPTATSQQMDDLFDILIESGEISPFVSQGLPSPAVTASVTTLPVSTALSRPPPQVQVAPPPAPTLDPMLSRDSTPSLGALASDRQLEAFLEDTLSAEPGPQALRLIGGLHCPLLDSAMDTSELSAADPLPSHAAFDVSDGRLEGMEWLDLTAPTGPGGSLNPLGSLLPATVFSSDLLDSHNLPLHWD, encoded by the exons ATGGCATGCCTGGAGGTCGAGGCCCCTGCAGCCTGCAGGGGCAAATTCAAATCAG CCCTCCAGCTCCGCCTACAGCAGAGACGCACTCGTGAGCAGCTCGTCGACCAGGGCATCATGCCAC CCCTGAAGACCCCTGCAGCCTTCCATGAGCAGATCCGCAGCCTGGAGAGAGCCAGG ACCGAGAACTTCCTCAAGCACAAGATCAGCAGTCGGCCGGAGCGCTCCGAGCTGGTCCGCATGCACATCCTGCAAG AGACCCACGCCGAGGCCTCCCTCCAGGCCAcccagctgaagctgaagcgGGCGCGGCTGGCTGACGACCTCAATGAGAAGCTGGCCCTGCGGCCAGGCCCCATGGAGCTGGTGGAGAAGAACATCCTGCCGGTGGACTCCAGCCTCAAGGAGGCCATCATCG TCGGCGAGGTGAACTACCCCAAGACTCAGGACGTGTACGCCTTTGAAGAGGACAGCAGCGATGCCCTGTCCCCCGAGCGGCCAGCCAGTCGGGACTCTCAGGGCTCGACGGCATCCCCCAGGGACCCCAGAGCAGCCGACACCCCTGGCTCTGTCCTGCAG TTCTGCCCGCCCACCCCCCAGCCGCCAGCAGACTCCCTCAGGCCGGCCTCGGCCAATGAGAACCTGGTCCAGTCCCGGGCGGCCgcctctcagccaatcaccgCCACCACCGCTCCCTTGAAAGCAGGGCCCACCCTGGTGAAG caAAGCCAACCCAAGCCAGCCGCTGAAAAGAGCCGTGGGAAGAAGGGCAAGGAGGCCAGGCCAAGGGTGAAGAAGCTGAAGTACCACCAGTATGTCCCCCCGGATCAGAAGCAGGAGCCCAGTGAGCCCCCTATGGACTCAGCCTATGCCcgcctcctgcagcagcagcagctcttcctccagctccagaTCCTCGGccatcagcagcagcaacagagcTACAGCTACCAGGCCATCCTGCCCGCCTCCCTTAA GCCGATGGCAGAGGTGCAGAACGGCAGTACTAGCCTGACCCTGAGCAATAGCGGCAGCCTGTCTGCTCCCATTGTGGTGTCTCTGCCCACTGCCTCCCCAACAGGTGCAAGTAATGCCCTCACCAATCACAAGCCTGGGGCCCTACCAGCCAATCTGGATGAAATGAAG GTGGCAAAGCTGAAGCAGGAGCTGAAGCTGAGAGGGCTTCCCGTCTCGGGCACGAAGACAGATCTGATCGAGAGGCTGAAGCCCTTCGTGGAGAGCGCTGCCACAGACAGCCAGCaaggggcagcagagagcatgAGATCCACATCCCCCGTCTCCCCAGTCACGTCTGAGCTCTCCAACCTCAGCGCTGAGGAGGCGGGCTCTGGAGACCCCCAGGGTGAGGTGTTGCCCTCTCAACCCACCCTGCGAGCCTCGCCAGGGCAGCCCCTCCTCAAGGACCCTGCCCCAGGCCCACGGGTCTCTGAGCGAGACCAGCGCCTGCatgagaaggagaggcagatCGAGGCTCTGAGACGGCAGCTGGAACAGGAGCAGCggctggtggaggagctgaagatgCAGCTGAAGGTGGTGGAGAAGAGGGGCCAGCAGAACTCCCCCCTAAAGGAGGAGAATGGGGTCCCCCTGAGCTGCTCCACCCCCCTGGGCCTGCCTACCCAGCCCGTGGTGGTCAAACAGGAGGAGCTTCTCTCAAACCCCCTGCCGGCTCAGCCACAGATGGCTGGCCTGCCTCAGTTCTGCAACAGCCCCCAGCAGGACCCCCGGGCTCCCCCGGTGGTCAGGCACCAGCCCCTGACACTACTGACATCCCAGCCTGGCACACAGATCCTCCTGCCCATCTCCACTGCCACCATCCAGCTGCCTAGCAACAGCATCAACCTGCAG ACACAGCCAGTCCTACAGGCCGCCATCTCCACTCCAGCCCCAGGCTTTACCCAGGCCTGTGCATCTCAGCTTCAGCCTCAGAAAGGAGAGTCTTCACCTGCTCAGCAGCTACCCAATCAGAGCCAGCAGCAGCTACCCAGTCAGGGCCATCACATGACAAAC GCCTTCCCAGTGTGCAGCTCTCCCAGCTCTGGAGGGGGTCCTGAATTGAgtcaggcacagacagaggcatCCCAGTGTTTCTTGAACAGCACCTCAGACAGCAGGCCCCACCCTAGACCTGCTCTCAGCCCTGCACTTCATAATGGACCCACAAGCAAG cccccctccccctcacagcCCACCTTCATTCTCCAGCGGTCCACCTTTACTGGCCACGCCCCCAAGTGCAAAGACCCGCCCCGCTACGAGGAGGCTGTGAAACAGACCCGCAGCATACAGGCACAG gTTCCCACAGCAACCAGCCAGCAGATGGATGATCTGTTTGATATATTGATCGAGAGTGGAG AGATCTCGCCTTTTGTGAGTCAGGGCCTGCCGTCTCCGGCTGTGACGGCCAGTGTCACCACCCTCCCTGTCAGCACAGCCCTGTCTCGCCCCCCTCCGCAGGTGCAGGTGGCCCCCCCGCCTGCACCGACCCTCGACCCCATGCTGAGCCGcgactccaccccctccctgggGGCCCTAGCCTCGGACCGGCAGCTGGAGGCCTTCCTGGAGGACACGCTGTCGGCTGAGCCAGGCCCGCAAGCTCTGCGACTGATCGGAGGgctgcactgccccctgctggactcCGCCATGGACACCTCAGAGCTGTCTGCGGCCGACCCCCTTCCCTCCCACGCCGCCTTCGATGTGAGCGATGGCAGGCTGGAAGGCATGGAGTGGCTGGACCTCACCGCTCCGACGGGGCCCGGGGGATCACTCAACCCGCTCGGCAGTCTCTTGCCAGCCACAGTCTTCTCGTCGGACCTCCTGGACAGTCACAATCTCCCGCTCCATTGGGACTGA